The following are encoded together in the Scytonema millei VB511283 genome:
- a CDS encoding chlorophyll a/b-binding protein: METRETRPATDVPPVAKAYNGVDRNAFIFGLNPQAELWNGRLAMIGFLAYLIWDLAGYSVLRDVLHLIGY; encoded by the coding sequence ATGGAAACTCGTGAAACTCGTCCAGCTACAGATGTACCACCAGTCGCTAAAGCATATAACGGTGTAGATCGAAATGCATTCATCTTTGGGTTGAATCCTCAAGCTGAGCTGTGGAACGGACGCTTGGCAATGATTGGATTTCTCGCTTATTTGATTTGGGATTTAGCAGGCTATAGCGTTCTGCGCGACGTACTGCATCTGATTGGATACTAG
- a CDS encoding sensor histidine kinase: MSEESIIDELFAALNVVVLERLEYDSFKLIGTAPVWFVELYADTDLQQHLMPGLKFPVLDNFLVDAEAFWQKNKLGRIKSGLWTETDLSGQEFYLEASAVCLNQKKILLIASNYKEHQFLLQKARENSLNYYNLLKEIQKKEVLIHCIVHDLAGQLTGIKYCFELLSLQNLNSKAQEYLNIGKKQCQKQETLIREILDAFAAEVESLEGLRIDLQQAPDALACVLEVVNALSPVFFLNQIDLRLQIDVDKTREWKVVGEKSRLERTITNLVENAYRHSPPNSVVTIGIAEEGDFIAITVDDMGSGIEPEVATTLFQKFSQGKNSPGRIGLGLYFCRITVEQWGGSIGYKTNSKGGAQFWFRLPKVL; the protein is encoded by the coding sequence ATGAGTGAGGAAAGTATCATAGATGAGCTATTTGCGGCACTAAATGTCGTTGTTCTAGAACGATTGGAGTATGATTCATTCAAGCTCATCGGTACTGCACCTGTCTGGTTCGTAGAACTTTATGCCGATACTGACTTACAACAACATTTGATGCCGGGACTGAAGTTTCCCGTACTCGATAATTTTTTGGTTGACGCAGAAGCTTTTTGGCAGAAAAATAAATTGGGAAGAATTAAATCTGGACTGTGGACTGAAACAGACTTATCAGGACAAGAGTTCTATTTAGAAGCTTCAGCAGTTTGTCTAAATCAGAAAAAAATATTATTAATTGCTTCTAATTATAAAGAGCATCAGTTTTTACTCCAAAAAGCTAGAGAAAACAGTTTAAATTACTACAATTTGTTAAAAGAAATTCAAAAAAAAGAAGTCTTGATTCATTGTATCGTTCACGATCTAGCCGGACAGTTAACGGGAATCAAGTATTGTTTCGAGCTACTCTCACTCCAAAACCTCAATTCTAAAGCGCAAGAATACTTAAATATTGGTAAAAAGCAGTGTCAAAAACAAGAGACATTAATTCGAGAAATTTTAGATGCTTTTGCAGCTGAAGTTGAGTCATTGGAAGGTTTGAGAATCGATCTGCAACAAGCACCAGATGCGCTAGCTTGTGTTTTAGAAGTTGTGAATGCTTTATCGCCAGTTTTCTTTCTCAATCAGATCGATCTGCGCCTACAAATCGATGTTGATAAAACTAGAGAATGGAAAGTTGTAGGAGAAAAGTCACGTTTGGAGCGAACAATAACCAATTTGGTGGAAAACGCCTACAGGCACAGTCCACCGAACTCTGTGGTGACAATCGGAATCGCAGAAGAAGGAGATTTCATTGCGATTACAGTTGACGACATGGGTTCTGGCATAGAACCAGAAGTTGCGACAACTTTATTTCAAAAATTTTCACAAGGTAAAAATAGTCCGGGAAGAATCGGTTTAGGACTGTATTTCTGTAGAATTACAGTAGAGCAATGGGGTGGAAGTATCGGCTACAAAACCAATTCTAAAGGCGGAGCCCAGTTTTGGTTTCGCTTACCGAAAGTGTTGTAA
- a CDS encoding adenylate/guanylate cyclase domain-containing protein: MSHLPKSIVKYFQELIFESRCPAYFLVKDGYLVSWGGQLSLYGFHHLERGEVVEKKILFLAGLLPFQNLPIILPCIKMESGVAAEVHIFAAAEGDWILLLDARRYEHQYSILQQQGNDLSLIRQHHSRLLEQSLHDRIAANLSQELVAALEKGDRRDVTILLAKICSLNSSIEDYPPAEAIATVNSYISAIVQPLLDRGGIVSKSFGDAVTSLFGILPVTGSPAVRATEAAIRVVETVRGMSQVRQVDKCIAFSVGISIVSGSLIVGIAGSQNQKTLIAVGDRMAIVEQMGFQATPNAIAIDRNTYDRIGEMQIHFMRSHTIFKGIASEPIPIFTFLVA, translated from the coding sequence ATGTCTCACCTCCCTAAATCTATAGTCAAGTACTTTCAAGAGTTAATTTTTGAAAGTCGTTGTCCGGCTTACTTTTTAGTAAAGGATGGCTATTTAGTGAGCTGGGGAGGTCAATTATCATTGTATGGTTTTCATCATCTCGAACGTGGAGAAGTTGTTGAAAAAAAGATTTTATTTTTAGCGGGATTACTACCTTTTCAGAATTTACCGATTATCTTACCTTGCATAAAAATGGAATCGGGAGTTGCTGCCGAGGTTCACATTTTTGCTGCGGCTGAAGGCGACTGGATACTATTATTGGATGCAAGACGATACGAGCATCAGTACAGCATCCTTCAGCAACAAGGCAACGATTTGAGTTTAATTCGCCAACATCATTCTCGATTGCTAGAACAAAGCTTACACGATCGCATTGCAGCTAACTTATCGCAGGAATTAGTAGCAGCATTAGAGAAAGGCGATCGCCGAGATGTGACTATTCTTTTAGCTAAGATTTGCAGCCTCAACTCTTCGATTGAAGATTACCCGCCAGCAGAAGCGATCGCCACTGTCAACTCATATATTTCCGCGATCGTGCAGCCGTTACTAGATCGAGGTGGGATAGTGAGTAAAAGTTTTGGGGATGCCGTGACAAGTTTGTTTGGCATACTTCCGGTGACTGGTTCGCCTGCGGTACGCGCGACTGAAGCAGCGATCCGAGTTGTAGAGACAGTACGAGGGATGAGTCAGGTGCGGCAAGTTGATAAATGCATTGCTTTTAGTGTTGGTATCAGTATTGTTTCTGGTTCCCTGATTGTGGGTATTGCTGGTAGTCAGAATCAAAAAACTTTGATTGCGGTAGGCGATCGCATGGCAATTGTAGAACAGATGGGGTTTCAAGCAACTCCCAACGCGATCGCGATCGATCGCAACACATACGATCGCATTGGTGAGATGCAAATTCACTTCATGAGAAGTCATACTATATTTAAAGGCATTGCTAGCGAACCAATACCTATCTTTACGTTTTTAGTGGCATGA
- a CDS encoding Rab family GTPase, which translates to MIQKKVCMVGAFATGKTSLVSQFVKSIYSEIYHSTVGVKIDKKLVKIADREVNLILWDIHGEDEFQKLQMSYLRGASGYLLVVDGTRRYTLDKALSLQQRVEETLGKVPFILVLNKSDLTADWEIEDSVVDSLLQKNWTAIETSAKTATGVEEAFAKLTQQMLEAMDVSPP; encoded by the coding sequence ATGATTCAAAAAAAAGTATGTATGGTTGGTGCGTTTGCTACGGGGAAAACGAGTTTAGTATCGCAATTTGTTAAAAGTATTTACTCAGAAATATACCATTCCACCGTAGGAGTCAAAATTGATAAAAAACTAGTTAAAATTGCCGATCGAGAAGTCAATCTAATTCTGTGGGATATTCACGGTGAAGACGAGTTTCAGAAATTGCAGATGTCTTATTTAAGAGGTGCATCTGGTTATCTTCTAGTCGTAGATGGAACTCGTCGCTATACTTTAGATAAAGCATTATCTTTACAACAAAGGGTAGAAGAAACTCTCGGTAAAGTTCCCTTTATATTGGTATTGAATAAATCAGATTTAACAGCAGATTGGGAAATAGAGGATTCAGTAGTGGATAGTCTTTTACAAAAAAACTGGACGGCGATCGAGACTAGTGCTAAAACAGCTACAGGTGTAGAAGAAGCCTTTGCCAAACTCACACAACAAATGCTGGAGGCAATGGATGTCTCACCTCCCTAA
- a CDS encoding OmpA family protein: MTDSSGRQSTDRTSSSEVEALTELESLLDRSQDTHLTAAEVEILDQLRQLVLDGQPQTPTARSQPPPHKNFTTEEEAIAELRDLLFGPELQAKLDKSQLRVEDVSRILPEAIILRSLQDDQLTQAAVPTVEQAIQTSVKRDLNTLSDALFPIIGPASRKAAMAALKTFVATFNQALDHSLTPRSFRWRLEAMQTGKSFAEVVLLRTLVYRVEEVFLIHRHTGLLLHSLAVDLTATQDADLVAAMLKAIQDFVQDSFKVKQQDRLDALEFGELTIWIEQGPQAILAGIIRGNAPKELRENFQATLETIHKKFREPLLNFRGDDTPFEASKPYLENCLQAQYQSTPDKPSPLLLLLISGLLCTLGWWSFMSFQARQKWQAYLNTLNSQAGIVVVSAEKHFGKYYISGLRDPLAVDPIQLISDAEIDPKNVVSRWEPYISLDPQFVTKRAKKLLQPPETTSLKVDRDGILYMTGTAPRQWIAQAKKIAPNLPGVTQLQTEHLTTIELQELLKTKTELERENLLFINDRSQLLPNQQQKLNKIVAAIQKLTKMAPILQKNVRIELKGHADSDGSTEHNMDLSKARAKQISLVLVSRGIRSSDLTTIGVGAQEPWQQDVSQNNPEMNRRVSFKVFLTDAP; this comes from the coding sequence ATGACTGACTCTTCTGGTCGCCAATCTACTGACAGAACTTCAAGCTCTGAAGTTGAGGCACTGACTGAACTAGAGAGTCTGTTGGATCGATCGCAAGACACCCATCTCACTGCTGCTGAAGTAGAAATATTAGACCAACTGCGTCAGTTAGTCTTGGATGGACAGCCACAGACACCAACAGCGCGATCGCAACCACCACCCCACAAGAATTTTACTACCGAAGAGGAAGCGATCGCCGAATTACGGGATTTACTTTTCGGTCCCGAACTCCAAGCAAAACTCGATAAATCGCAACTCCGAGTCGAAGATGTGAGTCGGATTTTGCCAGAAGCGATTATTCTCAGGTCATTACAAGACGACCAACTGACTCAAGCCGCTGTACCAACTGTAGAACAAGCAATTCAAACCTCGGTCAAAAGAGACTTGAATACGCTGTCCGATGCTTTGTTTCCCATCATCGGACCTGCTAGCCGCAAAGCTGCAATGGCAGCGCTGAAAACTTTTGTTGCGACTTTTAATCAAGCACTCGACCATAGCTTAACTCCAAGAAGTTTTCGCTGGCGCTTAGAAGCAATGCAAACTGGTAAGTCTTTTGCCGAAGTTGTCTTGCTACGAACGCTAGTTTATCGCGTAGAAGAAGTTTTTTTGATTCATCGTCACACTGGACTGTTATTGCATAGCTTGGCAGTAGATCTGACCGCAACACAAGATGCAGATCTGGTTGCAGCTATGTTAAAAGCAATTCAAGATTTCGTGCAAGACTCGTTTAAGGTTAAGCAACAAGATCGGTTGGACGCGCTAGAATTTGGCGAATTGACGATTTGGATCGAGCAAGGTCCCCAAGCAATTTTAGCAGGCATAATTCGAGGTAATGCACCTAAAGAATTAAGAGAAAACTTTCAAGCTACCCTAGAAACAATTCACAAGAAATTTCGCGAGCCACTTTTAAACTTTCGCGGCGACGATACTCCATTTGAAGCTAGTAAACCTTATTTAGAAAATTGCCTTCAAGCCCAGTATCAAAGCACGCCAGATAAACCTTCACCGCTCTTATTATTATTGATAAGCGGACTCTTGTGTACGCTGGGATGGTGGAGTTTTATGTCTTTTCAAGCTCGACAAAAATGGCAGGCATATTTAAATACATTAAACTCACAAGCAGGAATAGTTGTCGTTAGTGCTGAAAAACATTTTGGCAAATATTATATATCGGGATTGCGCGATCCTTTGGCTGTCGATCCGATTCAATTAATTTCAGATGCAGAAATCGACCCTAAGAATGTTGTCAGCCGTTGGGAACCTTACATCTCGCTCGATCCGCAATTTGTGACTAAAAGAGCGAAAAAATTATTACAACCACCAGAAACTACGAGTTTGAAAGTCGATCGCGACGGTATTCTTTATATGACTGGTACTGCACCGCGACAGTGGATTGCTCAAGCAAAAAAAATTGCGCCTAATCTTCCTGGAGTGACGCAGTTACAGACAGAGCATCTAACTACAATTGAACTCCAAGAATTGCTCAAAACTAAAACTGAATTAGAAAGAGAGAATCTCTTATTTATTAACGATCGCTCGCAACTTTTGCCAAATCAGCAACAAAAATTAAATAAGATTGTTGCAGCTATTCAAAAGCTTACAAAGATGGCTCCAATTTTGCAAAAGAACGTACGAATCGAACTTAAAGGACACGCAGATAGCGATGGTTCGACAGAGCATAATATGGATCTCAGTAAAGCTAGAGCAAAGCAAATTTCATTAGTCTTGGTTTCGCGAGGAATAAGATCGTCCGATTTAACGACAATTGGTGTGGGAGCGCAAGAACCTTGGCAACAAGATGTCAGCCAAAACAATCCAGAAATGAATCGTCGCGTTTCTTTTAAGGTATTTTTAACGGATGCACCCTAG
- a CDS encoding heavy metal-binding domain-containing protein, producing the protein MILTTASLVGDQRIVQHLGIVSGEAILGANIFRDFFAGIRDIVGGRSAGYERSLREAKDTAMREMIQQAQALGANAVIGIDIDYETIGVGNGGSMLMVAVSGTAVVCQRSSR; encoded by the coding sequence ATGATTTTAACCACAGCCAGCTTAGTTGGCGACCAGCGCATCGTGCAGCATCTCGGGATTGTCAGTGGCGAAGCGATTCTAGGGGCAAATATTTTTCGCGATTTCTTTGCCGGAATTCGGGATATTGTCGGTGGTCGATCTGCTGGTTACGAGCGATCGCTCCGAGAAGCGAAAGATACTGCTATGCGTGAGATGATTCAGCAAGCTCAAGCTCTCGGTGCTAATGCGGTAATTGGCATTGACATCGATTACGAAACCATTGGTGTTGGCAATGGGGGTAGTATGTTGATGGTGGCAGTCAGCGGTACTGCTGTTGTGTGCCAGCGATCGTCTCGATAA
- the hisF gene encoding imidazole glycerol phosphate synthase subunit HisF: MLAKRILPCLDVKAGRVVKGVNFVNLQDAGDPVELAKVYNEAGADELVFLDITATHEDRDIIFDVVYRTAEQVFIPLTVGGGIQSLEQIKNLLRAGADKVSINSAAVKDPDLINRASDRFGNQCIVVAIDARRRQDVNNPGWDVYIRGGRENTGIDALQWAQEVARRGAGELLVTSMDADGTQAGYDIELTGAIASSVEIPVIASGGAGNCEHIYTALTEGKAEAALLASLLHYGQLSVGQIKSYLSDRNCPIRLN, translated from the coding sequence ATGTTAGCTAAAAGAATTTTGCCTTGCTTGGACGTAAAGGCGGGGCGGGTTGTGAAGGGGGTAAACTTTGTTAATTTGCAAGATGCAGGCGATCCGGTGGAGTTGGCAAAAGTATATAACGAAGCTGGGGCGGATGAGTTGGTATTTCTGGATATCACAGCTACCCACGAAGACCGTGACATTATTTTTGATGTGGTTTATCGTACTGCCGAACAAGTGTTTATTCCTCTCACTGTCGGCGGGGGCATCCAATCCTTAGAACAAATTAAAAATTTGTTAAGAGCGGGTGCAGATAAAGTTAGCATTAATTCCGCCGCAGTTAAGGACCCAGACCTAATTAATCGTGCCAGCGATCGCTTTGGCAATCAGTGTATAGTAGTGGCTATTGATGCACGAAGAAGGCAGGATGTCAACAATCCTGGCTGGGACGTTTACATTCGTGGTGGACGGGAGAACACTGGTATAGATGCTCTGCAATGGGCGCAGGAAGTTGCCCGAAGAGGTGCTGGGGAGTTGTTGGTAACGAGTATGGATGCCGATGGCACTCAAGCAGGGTATGACATAGAATTAACTGGCGCGATCGCCTCATCTGTAGAAATCCCAGTTATCGCCTCTGGTGGTGCGGGGAACTGCGAGCATATCTACACTGCTTTGACTGAGGGGAAAGCTGAAGCTGCTTTGTTAGCTTCGTTGCTGCATTACGGTCAGCTGAGTGTAGGACAAATTAAATCCTATTTGAGCGATCGCAATTGCCCCATTCGTCTTAATTAG